A genome region from Desulfurispora thermophila DSM 16022 includes the following:
- a CDS encoding FeoA family protein produces MTTLDRVKRGQAVQIAAIENEQMRAQAIRFGIAEGAVVTCQEIVPAGPVVIARSNQEIAIGRHLARKIKVKCLPEQEGQVTCSQCSRARKTRFKSRILTNLLNIIH; encoded by the coding sequence ATGACGACGCTGGATCGGGTCAAGAGAGGTCAGGCGGTGCAGATTGCCGCTATCGAAAATGAACAGATGCGGGCGCAGGCTATTCGATTCGGTATTGCGGAAGGGGCTGTAGTTACCTGCCAGGAAATTGTACCGGCCGGGCCGGTTGTAATTGCCCGCTCCAACCAGGAAATCGCCATTGGCCGGCACCTGGCCAGGAAAATAAAGGTAAAGTGCCTGCCGGAGCAGGAGGGACAGGTCACATGTAGCCAGTGTTCCAGGGCCAGGAAAACGCGTTTTAAATCCAGGATATTAACTAACTTGTTGAATATCATCCACTAA
- the feoB gene encoding ferrous iron transport protein B, which translates to MHTCHEIKAKAGLQGRCIALVGNPNVGKTALFNALTGTYADVSNFPGTTVEIVYHALGEDLLLDTPGVYGLSSFTAAEKLTREVVASADMVINVVSALHLERDLFLTLHLIDAGLPLVVVLNMVDEAAARKVAIDHRVLAGILGVPVVPAVAVEKRGISDILAALPEARVGKAPQELLLELADVMNKHHTSRLEALLWLEEDQTAVRRLGQPAPGWRDRLYMERRHRVNEIVCRLREQGSGQKTAVDWLGHWLIHPVTGIPFLILTLAVLYHLVGVIFAGHIVDYTEGVLMERYYQPVVRQFLSQLISPASVPGEILGGEFGLLTMAVTYLLGLLLPLVVGFFLALALLEDSGYLPRIAILMDRAMAGLGLNGLAIIPLVLGFGCVTMAAITTRLLPGERERRIAIFLLVLAVPCSAQLAFVAAVLSGLGPAYLVLYVLIVLSVLTVAGRFLARVLPGQSQPLWVDLPVLRWPRLANVFIKTWQRTRDFMREAVPIFMGGALLLGILKVSGWLAFLHRALQPVTVSWLHLPPETASAFIMGFIRRDFGTAGILHINLTTLQQFVALVTLTLFVPCIASAMVIFKERGWREGTLMWLTVISLAFFSGGIITRGLEFLLAFWPNTALWLASAALLLLLLGPALFGLSDGGGKDF; encoded by the coding sequence ATGCATACTTGTCATGAAATAAAGGCAAAAGCCGGCCTTCAAGGGCGCTGTATAGCGCTGGTGGGCAATCCCAATGTGGGCAAAACAGCGCTTTTTAATGCTTTGACCGGTACATATGCCGATGTGAGCAATTTTCCCGGCACTACGGTGGAAATTGTTTACCATGCGCTGGGGGAAGACCTTTTGTTGGACACGCCGGGGGTTTATGGCCTATCCTCTTTTACAGCAGCGGAAAAACTCACCCGGGAAGTGGTTGCCAGTGCCGATATGGTGATTAATGTGGTTTCGGCGTTGCACCTGGAAAGGGATTTGTTTTTGACTCTGCATCTCATTGACGCCGGTTTGCCGCTGGTAGTAGTTTTGAACATGGTGGATGAAGCGGCGGCAAGAAAGGTGGCCATCGACCACCGCGTCCTGGCCGGAATACTGGGGGTGCCGGTAGTGCCGGCCGTGGCGGTGGAAAAACGGGGAATAAGCGATATTCTGGCCGCATTGCCCGAGGCCCGGGTCGGCAAAGCGCCGCAGGAGCTATTGCTCGAGCTGGCCGATGTGATGAACAAGCACCATACATCCCGCCTGGAAGCCCTGCTCTGGTTGGAGGAAGACCAAACCGCGGTTCGTCGTTTGGGACAGCCCGCGCCGGGTTGGCGGGACAGGCTGTACATGGAGAGGCGTCACAGGGTGAATGAAATTGTCTGTCGCCTGCGCGAGCAGGGTAGCGGGCAAAAAACCGCGGTGGACTGGCTGGGACACTGGCTGATCCACCCGGTGACGGGTATTCCTTTCCTCATACTTACACTGGCTGTTCTCTATCATCTGGTGGGAGTGATTTTTGCCGGACATATCGTGGATTACACAGAGGGTGTACTGATGGAGAGATATTACCAGCCGGTGGTGCGGCAGTTTTTGTCCCAGTTGATCAGTCCGGCTTCTGTGCCGGGAGAGATTCTGGGCGGGGAGTTCGGTCTCTTGACCATGGCGGTAACATATCTGCTGGGGCTTTTGTTGCCGCTGGTAGTGGGTTTTTTTCTGGCGTTGGCTCTGCTGGAGGACAGCGGTTATCTGCCCCGTATCGCCATTTTGATGGACAGGGCTATGGCCGGGCTGGGGCTTAATGGACTGGCCATCATACCCCTGGTGCTGGGGTTTGGCTGTGTGACCATGGCCGCCATCACCACCAGGTTGCTGCCGGGGGAAAGGGAAAGGCGCATCGCCATATTTTTGCTGGTGCTGGCTGTCCCCTGTTCGGCTCAACTGGCCTTTGTGGCTGCGGTGTTGTCCGGCTTGGGGCCGGCTTACCTGGTGCTCTATGTATTGATTGTCTTGAGTGTGCTCACTGTAGCCGGTCGCTTTTTAGCCAGAGTGTTACCCGGCCAAAGCCAGCCTCTCTGGGTGGATTTGCCGGTTTTACGCTGGCCGCGCTTGGCCAACGTGTTTATAAAAACCTGGCAGAGGACGCGGGATTTTATGCGCGAGGCTGTCCCGATTTTTATGGGCGGAGCGCTGTTGCTGGGTATATTAAAAGTGTCGGGCTGGCTGGCTTTTTTGCACAGGGCGCTCCAGCCGGTCACTGTTAGCTGGTTGCACCTGCCGCCGGAAACGGCCAGCGCCTTTATCATGGGTTTTATCCGGCGTGATTTTGGAACGGCGGGCATTCTGCATATAAACCTGACCACTTTGCAGCAATTTGTAGCCCTGGTCACTCTGACCCTGTTTGTGCCCTGTATAGCCTCGGCGATGGTTATCTTTAAAGAAAGAGGGTGGCGGGAGGGCACGCTGATGTGGCTAACCGTGATCAGCCTGGCTTTTTTCAGTGGTGGCATTATCACCCGGGGGTTGGAGTTTTTGCTGGCATTTTGGCCCAATACGGCTCTATGGTTGGCCAGTGCAGCTTTGTTACTGCTGTTGCTCGGTCCGGCCTTGTTCGGGTTAAGTGATGGCGGCGGGAAGGATTTTTAG
- a CDS encoding D-alanyl-D-alanine carboxypeptidase family protein: MFCASPVMAGQGDLSIAARGAILVDLATGQVLYAKNENERLYPASTTKILTAWLAIKHGRLDDVVTIRPDDVGCEGSSVGFQPGEQVKLENLLYALMLSSDNDAAQVIARHVAGSVPAFVDLMNREAAALGVRDSHFTNPNGLPDVDHYVTAADLALIARQAMQERRFRQIVSTYQYHFRRWLPEPVRGVPQEHFVNHNKLLWPNSRYYYPGATGVKTGYTNAAGNCLVAAARRGETELLTVVLKDTAPDFYLDTKKMLDYGFDNFIRVRGLEKGQLLDEVMLAGAGEKKWPVLAGEDFYYLQKKGDSGQISTRLVIEPQIKAPLQANQPVGRADIYLHGSKIGQVPLLVGADVPAGGWGIRQLLLALSILFCSLFCAVWLVRRYNKKRRWVRRRAAALRMK, from the coding sequence TTGTTTTGCGCCTCGCCGGTTATGGCCGGGCAGGGGGATCTTTCCATTGCCGCCCGCGGGGCAATTCTGGTTGACCTGGCCACCGGGCAGGTCCTGTACGCCAAGAACGAGAATGAAAGGTTGTACCCTGCCAGTACGACCAAAATTCTCACCGCCTGGCTGGCCATCAAGCACGGCCGGTTGGATGATGTGGTTACAATAAGGCCGGATGATGTGGGATGCGAAGGCAGTTCCGTAGGGTTTCAACCGGGTGAGCAAGTTAAGCTGGAGAATCTGCTTTATGCGCTCATGCTCAGTTCGGACAATGATGCGGCGCAAGTCATTGCCCGGCATGTGGCCGGTTCTGTGCCGGCTTTTGTGGATTTGATGAACCGTGAGGCTGCCGCTCTGGGGGTGAGGGATTCTCATTTTACCAACCCCAACGGTCTGCCCGATGTGGATCATTATGTAACGGCTGCCGACCTGGCCTTAATTGCCCGGCAGGCCATGCAGGAAAGACGCTTTCGCCAAATAGTCAGTACGTACCAGTATCATTTCCGGCGCTGGTTGCCAGAGCCGGTGCGGGGTGTCCCCCAGGAACATTTTGTCAACCACAACAAGCTGCTCTGGCCCAATTCCAGATATTATTATCCCGGGGCTACCGGTGTAAAAACCGGTTATACAAACGCGGCAGGCAATTGCCTGGTGGCAGCGGCGCGACGGGGCGAAACCGAACTCCTCACGGTGGTACTTAAAGATACTGCCCCTGACTTTTATCTTGATACTAAAAAAATGTTGGATTACGGTTTTGATAATTTTATCCGGGTGAGAGGGCTGGAAAAGGGGCAACTGTTGGATGAAGTGATGTTGGCAGGGGCCGGTGAAAAAAAGTGGCCGGTGTTGGCGGGCGAGGACTTTTATTATTTGCAAAAAAAAGGTGATAGCGGCCAGATTTCCACCCGTTTGGTCATCGAACCGCAGATAAAGGCTCCTCTGCAGGCCAACCAGCCGGTGGGCAGGGCGGATATTTACCTGCATGGTAGCAAAATCGGACAGGTACCCCTGCTGGTGGGGGCAGATGTGCCGGCTGGTGGCTGGGGGATAAGGCAATTGCTTCTAGCTTTGTCCATACTGTTCTGTTCGCTGTTCTGTGCTGTGTGGCTGGTCCGTCGCTATAATAAGAAGCGCCGCTGGGTGCGCCGCAGGGCGGCCGCATTGCGTATGAAATAA
- a CDS encoding Fur family transcriptional regulator → MSDSLLAHFAKKLQAGDCKLTPRREHVLRVMLENKDKHLSAEEVYNLVKLRAPETGLATVYRTLELFSEHDIIHGMDFGDGRKRYELIDPADDGHHHHHLICTRCGKIMEVDEDLLEHLEHKIALKYDFQIDDHQLKVFGLCSECQKKKKP, encoded by the coding sequence ATGTCCGACAGCCTGCTCGCTCATTTTGCCAAAAAACTCCAGGCCGGTGATTGTAAGCTAACACCACGCCGGGAGCATGTCTTGCGGGTTATGCTGGAAAATAAAGATAAACATTTGAGTGCCGAGGAAGTTTACAATCTGGTCAAATTGCGCGCGCCGGAAACAGGACTGGCTACTGTTTACCGCACCCTGGAACTTTTCAGCGAGCATGACATTATTCACGGTATGGACTTCGGCGATGGCCGCAAGCGCTATGAACTGATTGACCCGGCCGATGACGGACATCATCACCATCATTTGATTTGTACCAGGTGCGGAAAAATTATGGAAGTGGATGAAGATTTGCTGGAGCACCTGGAACATAAAATAGCATTAAAGTATGATTTTCAGATTGACGACCACCAGTTAAAGGTTTTTGGACTGTGTAGCGAGTGTCAGAAAAAGAAAAAGCCCTGA
- a CDS encoding DUF4912 domain-containing protein produces the protein MPSGRLTNCLEVMIQGPGTVYTYWELGAAIMNRLEPEDRLFLRLYRVDGASCRLLVEQELPLFTAGWYFHHLSPAAVYYCEIGVKEQGSYLALLRSERVTTPPAPVSYGEWLAELLSGKPVWPVAGAYVGERKFLQNSVRLNTPSWTTAEALGGMYFYAGILAG, from the coding sequence ATGCCATCAGGGCGGTTGACCAATTGCCTGGAAGTAATGATACAGGGACCGGGAACAGTTTATACATACTGGGAACTGGGTGCGGCAATAATGAACCGGCTGGAGCCGGAAGATAGATTGTTTTTACGGCTTTACCGTGTTGATGGTGCAAGCTGCCGGTTGCTGGTGGAGCAGGAATTACCTCTCTTTACTGCCGGCTGGTATTTCCATCACCTTTCCCCCGCTGCTGTTTACTACTGTGAAATCGGGGTTAAGGAGCAAGGTTCTTATCTGGCTCTTTTGCGCTCCGAACGCGTAACCACGCCGCCTGCGCCGGTGAGTTACGGGGAGTGGCTGGCCGAATTGTTGTCCGGTAAACCGGTATGGCCTGTAGCGGGCGCCTATGTGGGAGAGAGAAAGTTTCTGCAAAACTCTGTCCGGCTCAATACTCCATCCTGGACCACGGCCGAGGCTTTAGGTGGTATGTATTTTTATGCCGGCATTTTGGCCGGCTGA
- a CDS encoding 1,4-alpha-glucan branching protein domain-containing protein: MAYLMLVLHSHLPFVRRPEPEVTLEERWLYEAVRECYIPLLMQLEELADKGKKFRLTVSLSPPLLAMLSDDLLQDKIAQMLEKSIELAYSECRRTKNTVYHPVASMYLQQLTEIRRYFLFCGGNLLPSFKRLAEQGYLELITSCATHGFLPLMKSREVQKAQVHIGLQEFARHFGQQAAGIWLPECGYLPGLEDTLREAGVNYTFVDTHGVLSSRPRPRHGVYAPVSLPGGLQVFGRDPDSTSQVWERRGGFPGHPLYREFYRDIGYDLDLDYLAPWLPGGKIRVDTGFKYHAITGMGADKEVYRPELARILVKQHAREFLQARCEQTGRLAAYMDRPPLVVAPYDTELFGHWWFEGPWWIREVLEQVEQYPELELITPSQYLSAYPENQPVKMSASSWGEGGYNYVWLNGSNDWIYRHQHRAESALVEMSREYTSPSQLQLRALNQAWRELLLAQSSDWAFIMKQNTTVEYATSRFKQHMENLLALLEQVQDGTLDEGWLDELAKANNIFPWLDYRMLGRGLAGRPDGNRHPLRVLMLSWEFPPRTVGGLARHVHDLSRALAQLGVEVHVLTCPAGRAPTYEQRGKLHIHRVAQQKLTAGDFMTWLGQLNQGMVELAGVLFKKYRFDLVHAHDWLVKDAVGQIVAASGLPLLVTIHATEYGRNNGLHNDVQRYIHQQERELTHMASWLICCSEYMASEVAELFQIERNKIEVIPNGVDVASLQLEERLQKEVERVPGRLVFLGRLVPEKGAQVLIQALATLQVEFPHTHLLVAGRGPYERALQEQAAQAGVAGKVEFVGFVNDLGRNILLASAQVAVFPSLYEPFGIVALEAMAAGVPVVISDTGGLAEIVRHGVDGFKAPPGDARLLARYIGELLSHPGLADEFRAQALKKVKYQYNWQQIALHTCTVYERVLSSRSGTIKAGHA; this comes from the coding sequence ATGGCTTACCTCATGCTGGTTTTGCACAGTCACCTGCCTTTTGTGCGGCGTCCGGAGCCCGAGGTAACACTGGAAGAACGCTGGCTATATGAGGCGGTACGGGAATGTTACATACCGCTGCTCATGCAGCTGGAGGAACTGGCGGATAAGGGCAAAAAATTTCGCCTTACCGTATCGCTTTCTCCACCCCTGCTGGCTATGCTCAGTGATGATCTACTACAGGATAAGATTGCCCAGATGCTGGAAAAGAGCATCGAACTGGCTTACAGCGAATGCCGGCGCACAAAAAATACCGTATACCACCCTGTCGCTTCCATGTACCTGCAGCAGCTCACAGAGATTCGCAGGTACTTTTTATTCTGCGGGGGTAACCTGTTGCCCTCATTTAAAAGGTTGGCCGAGCAGGGATACCTGGAGTTGATCACCTCCTGTGCCACGCATGGCTTTTTGCCGCTCATGAAAAGCCGGGAAGTGCAAAAAGCTCAGGTGCACATTGGTTTGCAAGAGTTTGCCCGCCATTTTGGCCAGCAGGCGGCGGGAATCTGGCTGCCCGAGTGCGGCTATCTGCCGGGTCTGGAAGATACCTTGCGCGAGGCGGGAGTAAATTACACATTTGTGGATACCCACGGCGTTTTAAGTTCCCGGCCGCGCCCTCGTCATGGGGTGTACGCACCGGTAAGTCTGCCCGGTGGCCTGCAGGTTTTTGGCCGTGATCCGGACAGCACCAGCCAGGTCTGGGAGCGGCGGGGCGGTTTTCCCGGGCACCCGCTGTACAGGGAGTTTTACCGCGATATCGGCTATGATCTGGATCTGGATTATCTGGCACCCTGGTTGCCCGGGGGCAAAATCCGGGTGGATACGGGATTTAAATACCATGCCATTACCGGTATGGGAGCGGATAAGGAGGTTTACCGGCCGGAATTGGCCCGGATATTGGTTAAACAGCATGCCCGGGAGTTTTTGCAGGCTCGTTGTGAGCAGACCGGGAGGTTGGCTGCCTATATGGACCGCCCGCCTCTGGTGGTGGCTCCCTATGATACGGAACTGTTCGGACACTGGTGGTTCGAAGGGCCGTGGTGGATTAGGGAAGTTTTGGAGCAGGTGGAGCAGTATCCCGAGTTGGAACTGATCACTCCCTCCCAGTATTTGTCCGCCTACCCGGAAAACCAGCCGGTGAAGATGTCGGCTTCCAGCTGGGGGGAAGGCGGTTACAACTATGTCTGGCTCAATGGCAGCAATGATTGGATTTACCGCCACCAGCACCGGGCGGAAAGCGCGCTGGTGGAAATGTCCCGGGAGTACACCTCACCATCACAACTGCAATTGCGCGCCTTAAACCAGGCCTGGCGCGAGCTGTTGCTGGCTCAGAGCAGCGACTGGGCGTTTATTATGAAACAAAATACCACTGTGGAGTACGCTACCAGCCGCTTCAAACAGCATATGGAAAACCTGCTTGCTCTATTGGAACAGGTGCAGGATGGGACTCTGGATGAGGGATGGTTGGATGAGTTGGCTAAAGCCAATAATATCTTTCCCTGGTTGGATTATCGCATGTTGGGGAGGGGGTTGGCCGGTCGCCCGGATGGTAACAGGCACCCGCTGCGGGTGCTGATGCTGTCCTGGGAGTTTCCGCCCCGCACTGTGGGCGGTTTGGCCAGGCACGTGCACGACCTCTCCCGGGCTCTGGCGCAACTGGGGGTGGAGGTACATGTGCTCACCTGTCCGGCCGGGCGGGCGCCCACCTACGAACAGCGGGGAAAACTGCATATTCACCGCGTGGCCCAGCAAAAACTGACGGCGGGGGATTTTATGACCTGGCTGGGGCAGCTAAACCAGGGCATGGTGGAACTGGCCGGGGTTTTGTTTAAAAAGTATCGCTTTGACCTGGTGCATGCCCATGATTGGCTGGTAAAAGATGCGGTGGGACAGATTGTTGCCGCCAGCGGGTTGCCGCTGCTGGTTACCATTCACGCTACCGAGTATGGCCGCAACAATGGCCTGCACAATGACGTGCAGCGCTACATTCACCAGCAGGAGCGCGAACTGACCCACATGGCCTCCTGGCTGATTTGTTGCAGTGAATATATGGCCTCTGAAGTGGCGGAGCTTTTTCAAATAGAGCGGAACAAAATTGAGGTTATACCCAACGGGGTGGATGTGGCCAGCCTGCAGCTGGAAGAAAGGTTGCAAAAAGAGGTGGAAAGAGTACCGGGCCGGTTGGTGTTTCTGGGGCGTTTGGTGCCGGAAAAAGGTGCCCAGGTGTTGATTCAGGCGTTGGCCACATTGCAGGTCGAGTTTCCCCACACCCACTTGCTGGTGGCCGGACGGGGACCCTACGAGCGGGCGCTGCAAGAGCAGGCGGCTCAAGCCGGTGTGGCGGGTAAAGTGGAGTTTGTCGGTTTTGTCAATGATCTGGGTCGCAATATATTGCTGGCCAGTGCTCAAGTGGCGGTGTTTCCCAGCCTGTACGAACCTTTCGGCATTGTAGCCCTGGAAGCAATGGCGGCCGGCGTTCCCGTGGTGATTTCGGATACCGGGGGGTTGGCGGAAATAGTGCGGCACGGTGTGGACGGTTTTAAAGCGCCGCCGGGAGATGCCCGCCTGCTGGCTCGCTATATTGGGGAACTGCTAAGCCATCCGGGACTGGCGGACGAGTTTCGCGCGCAAGCGCTGAAAAAGGTGAAGTACCAGTATAACTGGCAACAAATTGCTTTGCATACCTGTACAGTATATGAGCGGGTGCTCAGCAGCCGGTCAGGCACGATTAAAGCCGGCCATGCATAA